In one Dermatophilaceae bacterium Sec6.4 genomic region, the following are encoded:
- the rpoZ gene encoding DNA-directed RNA polymerase subunit omega, which translates to MSGTQAAPEGITDPPIDDLLSVADSKYALVIYGSKRARQINAYYSQLSEGLLEYAGPLVESGVNDKPLSIALRELNQGKLDIEKVEA; encoded by the coding sequence GTGTCAGGCACCCAGGCAGCCCCCGAAGGCATCACCGACCCGCCCATCGACGACCTGCTCAGTGTCGCCGACTCCAAGTACGCGTTGGTCATCTACGGCTCGAAGCGGGCCCGTCAGATCAATGCCTACTACTCCCAGCTGTCCGAAGGTCTGCTGGAGTACGCCGGCCCGCTGGTCGAGAGCGGCGTGAACGACAAGCCGTTGTCGATCGCGCTACGCGAGTTGAACCAGGGCAAACTCGACATCGAAAAGGTCGAGGCCTGA
- the pyrF gene encoding orotidine-5'-phosphate decarboxylase: MTPSELTPSEAASATTSAPALPKAPPFGVRLAVAMREYGPLCAGIDPHRELVQSWGLPYTLDGVRTFAMTCVEAFGAEVAAVKPQSAFFEVFGSGGMALLEEVVAGLRDLGTLSVLDVKRGDIGSTMSAYAEAYLREGPHAPDAVTLSPYLGYESLRPAIDLAHDQGRGIFVLALTSNPEGAAVQHAMHDGVSVARAVAAGADRDNEAARDRGELGSIGLVVGATVGQAAHDLALETGVTPVLAPGVGAQGAGPAELDAVFGTARSRVLAASSRDVLSAGPDAHVLRAAARRTADALRCSA, encoded by the coding sequence ATGACCCCCTCTGAATTGACCCCCTCTGAGGCGGCGTCGGCTACGACATCCGCGCCGGCACTGCCCAAGGCGCCACCCTTCGGCGTGCGCCTCGCTGTGGCGATGCGTGAATACGGTCCGCTCTGCGCCGGGATCGATCCGCACCGCGAGCTGGTTCAGTCGTGGGGGCTGCCGTACACGCTCGACGGGGTGCGCACGTTCGCGATGACCTGTGTCGAGGCCTTCGGCGCCGAGGTGGCTGCGGTCAAACCGCAGTCGGCATTCTTCGAGGTCTTCGGATCCGGGGGAATGGCGCTGCTGGAAGAGGTGGTCGCAGGGTTGCGTGACCTGGGCACGTTGAGCGTGCTGGATGTGAAGCGCGGCGATATCGGCAGCACGATGTCGGCCTACGCCGAGGCGTACCTGCGCGAGGGCCCGCATGCTCCCGACGCCGTCACCCTCAGCCCCTACCTGGGGTACGAGTCGCTGCGACCGGCGATCGATCTCGCACACGATCAGGGTCGCGGCATATTCGTCCTCGCGCTGACCTCCAACCCTGAGGGCGCCGCGGTGCAGCACGCGATGCACGACGGCGTGAGCGTGGCCCGAGCCGTCGCGGCGGGTGCCGACCGTGACAATGAAGCTGCCCGCGACCGCGGCGAGCTCGGCAGCATCGGACTGGTGGTGGGCGCGACCGTGGGTCAGGCAGCCCACGATCTCGCGCTCGAGACCGGTGTGACACCGGTGCTCGCACCGGGTGTGGGCGCGCAGGGCGCAGGTCCGGCCGAGCTGGACGCGGTCTTCGGCACCGCTCGATCCAGGGTGCTGGCAGCCAGCAGTCGTGATGTGCTGTCCGCAGGCCCCGATGCCCACGTTTTGCGGGCAGCCGCCCGCCGGACGGCCGATGCACTGCGATGCAGTGCGTGA
- the carB gene encoding carbamoyl-phosphate synthase large subunit: protein MPRREDINSVLVIGSGPIVIGQACEFDYSGTQACRVLRDEGLRVILVNSNPATIMTDPEFADATYVEPINPAVVESIIAAERPDAVLATLGGQTALNTAIALHYAGVLEKYNCPLIGANVEAIELGEDRERFKGVVARCGAESARSTIARTMEDCLAIADDLGYPMVVRPSFTMGGLGSGFAYDEEGLRRIAGAGLQASPTTEVLLEESILGWKEYELEVMRDHADNVVIVCSIENLDPMGVHTGDSITVAPALTLTDREYQRLRDVSIAIIREVGVETGGCNIQFAINPADGRIIVIEMNPRVSRSSALASKATGYPIAKIAAKMAIGYTLDEVPNDITEATPASFEPTLDYVVVKVPRFAFEKFPAADPTLTTTMKSVGEAMSIGRNFTEALQKALRSMERVGAAFHWDPEAKPSKAMGRALLDQARTPTDGRIVLVQQALRSGLSVEEVHDATKIDPWFLDQIELINSVAERVRTEPELTAKLLRLAKRHGFSDTQIAQLRDMPEAVVRGVRHALGVRPVYKTVDTCAAEFAAHTPYYYSTYDQETEVAPRERPAVLILGSGPNRIGQGVEFDYSCVHASFALRDAGFDTVMVNCNPETVSTDYDTSSRLYFEPLTLEDVLEVVYAERAAGPLAGVIVQLGGQTPLGLAKALKEAGVPIVGTSPEAIDLAEDRGAFGRVLAEAGLPAPKHGTAYSASEAVAVAHEIGYPVLVRPSYVLGGRGMEIVYDDATLEQYVTRATQASSEHPVLVDRFLDDAIEIDVDALYDGHDMYLGGIMEHIEEAGIHSGDSACVLPPVTLGVAEVARVRGYTRKLAEGIGVRGLMNVQYALAQDILYVLEANPRASRTVPFVAKATGVPLAKAAARVMLGASIQQLRDEGILPSTGDGSTLPSTAPTAVKEAILPFKRFLTTQGQVVDSLLGPEMRSTGEVMGIDDDFGSAFAKSQLHAVTGLPRKGTIFVSVANRDKRAMIFPLKRLADLGFDLLATAGTADVLRRNGVHAEVVRKHSEGVGPEGEPTIVDRILGGEVAMVVNTPSGQDARADGYAIRAATTSMDRPIITTVQQLAAAVQGIESQLAGPMRVKPLQEHAKGLFEYTAQ, encoded by the coding sequence GTGCCTCGTCGCGAAGACATCAATAGCGTTCTGGTCATCGGCTCCGGACCGATCGTGATCGGTCAGGCATGCGAGTTCGACTACTCGGGCACGCAGGCCTGCAGAGTGCTGCGCGACGAGGGTCTGCGGGTGATCCTGGTCAACTCCAATCCCGCGACGATCATGACCGACCCGGAGTTCGCCGACGCCACGTACGTTGAGCCGATCAACCCGGCCGTCGTCGAATCGATCATCGCGGCCGAACGCCCCGATGCCGTGCTGGCGACCCTGGGCGGGCAGACCGCGCTGAACACCGCGATCGCGCTGCACTACGCGGGCGTGCTGGAAAAGTACAACTGCCCGCTGATCGGCGCAAATGTCGAGGCCATCGAGCTCGGTGAGGACCGCGAGCGTTTCAAGGGCGTGGTGGCACGGTGCGGCGCTGAGTCGGCCCGCTCGACCATTGCCCGCACGATGGAGGACTGCCTGGCGATCGCCGACGACCTCGGTTACCCGATGGTGGTGCGTCCTTCGTTCACGATGGGCGGGCTCGGCTCCGGTTTCGCCTACGACGAGGAAGGGCTGCGACGTATCGCGGGCGCCGGGCTGCAGGCCAGCCCCACCACCGAGGTGCTCCTGGAGGAATCCATCCTGGGCTGGAAGGAATACGAGCTGGAGGTCATGCGCGATCACGCGGACAACGTGGTGATCGTCTGCTCCATCGAGAACCTGGACCCGATGGGCGTGCACACCGGTGACTCGATCACCGTCGCCCCCGCGCTGACCTTGACCGACCGCGAATACCAGCGGCTGCGCGACGTGAGCATCGCCATCATCCGCGAGGTGGGCGTCGAGACCGGCGGCTGCAACATCCAGTTCGCGATCAATCCCGCCGACGGTCGGATCATCGTGATCGAGATGAACCCGCGGGTCTCCCGCTCCAGCGCCCTCGCCTCCAAGGCGACCGGGTACCCGATCGCCAAGATCGCCGCGAAGATGGCGATCGGTTACACCCTGGACGAGGTGCCGAACGACATCACCGAGGCGACCCCCGCGAGTTTCGAACCCACCCTGGACTACGTCGTGGTCAAGGTGCCCCGTTTCGCGTTCGAGAAGTTCCCGGCGGCCGACCCGACGCTGACCACGACGATGAAGTCGGTGGGCGAGGCCATGTCGATCGGTCGCAACTTCACCGAGGCGCTGCAGAAGGCACTGCGCTCGATGGAGCGCGTCGGAGCGGCCTTCCACTGGGACCCGGAGGCGAAACCGTCCAAGGCGATGGGTCGGGCGCTGCTGGACCAGGCACGTACACCGACCGATGGGCGCATTGTGCTCGTCCAGCAGGCATTGCGCTCGGGACTGTCGGTCGAGGAAGTCCACGACGCCACCAAGATCGACCCGTGGTTCCTGGACCAGATCGAGCTGATCAATTCTGTCGCCGAGCGGGTGCGCACCGAGCCGGAACTGACCGCGAAGCTGCTGCGGCTGGCCAAGCGGCACGGTTTCTCCGACACCCAGATCGCTCAGCTGCGGGACATGCCAGAAGCCGTCGTGCGCGGCGTGCGGCACGCGCTCGGGGTCCGCCCGGTCTACAAGACGGTCGACACCTGCGCCGCCGAATTCGCAGCGCACACGCCCTACTACTACTCCACCTACGACCAGGAGACCGAGGTCGCGCCCCGCGAGCGCCCGGCCGTACTGATCCTGGGTTCTGGTCCGAACCGGATCGGGCAGGGCGTGGAGTTCGACTACTCCTGCGTGCACGCGTCATTCGCGCTGCGGGATGCCGGGTTCGACACCGTGATGGTCAACTGCAACCCCGAAACAGTCTCCACCGACTACGACACCTCCAGCCGCCTCTACTTCGAGCCGCTCACCTTGGAGGACGTGCTGGAGGTCGTGTACGCCGAGCGTGCCGCCGGGCCGCTGGCCGGAGTGATCGTGCAGCTCGGTGGGCAGACTCCGCTCGGGCTCGCGAAGGCGCTGAAGGAAGCGGGTGTGCCGATCGTCGGTACCTCCCCGGAGGCCATTGACCTGGCCGAGGACCGCGGCGCATTCGGGCGGGTACTCGCGGAAGCGGGTCTGCCGGCGCCCAAGCACGGAACGGCCTACAGCGCGAGCGAAGCGGTCGCCGTCGCCCACGAAATCGGCTATCCGGTGCTGGTGCGGCCCTCCTACGTGCTCGGTGGGCGCGGAATGGAGATCGTCTACGACGACGCAACCCTGGAGCAGTACGTCACCCGGGCCACCCAGGCCTCCTCGGAGCACCCGGTCCTGGTCGACCGCTTCCTCGACGATGCGATCGAGATCGACGTGGATGCACTGTACGACGGGCACGACATGTATCTCGGCGGCATCATGGAGCACATCGAAGAGGCCGGGATCCACTCCGGTGACTCGGCGTGTGTGCTGCCCCCGGTCACCCTGGGGGTGGCGGAGGTCGCCAGGGTGCGTGGGTACACCCGCAAGCTGGCGGAGGGCATCGGTGTACGGGGCCTGATGAACGTGCAGTACGCGCTCGCCCAGGACATCCTGTACGTCCTGGAGGCCAACCCTCGCGCGAGTCGAACGGTTCCGTTCGTTGCCAAGGCGACCGGGGTGCCGCTGGCAAAGGCAGCAGCACGGGTGATGCTGGGCGCCAGCATCCAGCAGCTACGCGACGAGGGCATCCTTCCCAGCACCGGCGACGGCAGCACGCTGCCCTCGACTGCACCTACGGCCGTCAAAGAGGCAATCCTGCCGTTCAAGCGCTTCCTGACCACGCAGGGTCAGGTCGTCGACAGTCTGCTCGGACCGGAAATGCGCTCGACCGGCGAGGTGATGGGCATCGACGACGATTTCGGATCGGCGTTCGCAAAGAGTCAACTGCACGCGGTCACCGGCCTACCGCGCAAAGGCACGATTTTCGTCTCCGTCGCCAACCGCGACAAGCGGGCGATGATCTTTCCGTTGAAACGACTCGCCGATCTGGGCTTCGATCTGCTGGCCACGGCGGGAACTGCAGATGTGTTGCGCCGCAACGGCGTCCACGCCGAGGTGGTGCGCAAGCACAGCGAGGGCGTAGGCCCCGAGGGTGAGCCCACCATCGTGGACCGCATCCTGGGCGGGGAGGTGGCGATGGTCGTGAACACCCCCTCCGGTCAGGACGCCCGCGCGGACGGATACGCGATCCGAGCCGCGACCACCAGCATGGACAGGCCCATCATCACCACTGTTCAGCAGCTGGCCGCCGCGGTGCAGGGCATCGAATCGCAGCTCGCCGGCCCGATGCGGGTCAAGCCGTTGCAGGAGCACGCCAAGGGACTGTTCGAGTACACCGCGCAATGA
- the gmk gene encoding guanylate kinase produces MPQLFVLAGPTAVGKGTVSAYIRDHFPQVWLSVSVTTRIPRPGEIDGVHYHFIGQDRFDELVEQDELLEYAVVHGRASYGTPREPLRQAIADGRLPLLEIDLQGARQVRVQLPDAHFVFLAPPSWQELVRRLVGRGTETGAERERRLATARIELAAADEFDTVVVNDDVERASGEVVELMELMRRR; encoded by the coding sequence GTGCCGCAACTGTTCGTACTTGCCGGGCCGACCGCGGTCGGCAAGGGCACCGTTTCGGCCTATATTCGCGATCACTTCCCGCAGGTCTGGCTCTCGGTGTCCGTGACGACCCGCATCCCACGCCCGGGCGAGATCGACGGAGTGCATTACCACTTCATCGGGCAGGACCGCTTCGACGAGCTCGTCGAGCAGGATGAGTTGCTGGAATACGCCGTTGTGCACGGTCGCGCGAGTTACGGCACCCCGCGAGAGCCGCTGCGCCAGGCCATCGCGGACGGGCGGCTACCACTGCTGGAGATAGATCTGCAGGGCGCCCGGCAGGTACGCGTGCAGCTTCCGGATGCCCACTTCGTCTTCCTCGCACCGCCGTCGTGGCAGGAGCTGGTGCGGCGTCTGGTGGGCAGAGGAACCGAGACCGGGGCTGAGCGCGAGCGGCGTCTTGCCACTGCACGGATCGAGCTCGCTGCAGCGGACGAGTTCGACACGGTCGTTGTCAACGACGACGTCGAGCGCGCTTCGGGCGAAGTCGTCGAATTGATGGAACTGATGCGACGGCGGTAA
- a CDS encoding aspartate carbamoyltransferase catalytic subunit: MKHLLSAADLDRDEILAIMATATQMHEVQHRDVKKLPALRGRTVVNLFFEDSTRTRSSFEIAGKWLSADVINISAKGSSVSKGESLRDTVTTVAAMGVDAMVIRHHASGAPAQVADWIDAVVINAGDGTHEHPTQALLDAYTISRRIGDLAGKHIVIAGDLTHSRVVRSNLLLLKTLGAQVTLVAPPTLMPSGIAAWSAAAGFATSYDLDAVLPDAHAVMMLRVQKERMNGGYFPTPREYTVGYGLTRARLALLRPDAVIAHPGPMNRGLEITADAADEARSAILDQVSAGVAIRMSVLYHLLGGAGE; this comes from the coding sequence GTGAAGCACCTGCTGTCTGCGGCGGATCTGGACCGGGACGAGATCCTGGCCATCATGGCCACCGCCACCCAGATGCACGAGGTACAGCACCGCGACGTCAAGAAGTTGCCGGCACTGCGCGGTCGTACGGTGGTCAACCTCTTCTTCGAGGACTCCACGCGCACCCGATCCTCTTTCGAGATCGCGGGTAAGTGGCTGTCAGCAGACGTCATCAACATCTCCGCCAAAGGGTCCTCGGTCAGCAAGGGCGAGTCGCTGCGCGACACCGTGACGACAGTGGCGGCCATGGGCGTGGACGCCATGGTGATCCGGCATCACGCGAGCGGTGCGCCCGCACAGGTGGCCGACTGGATCGACGCTGTGGTGATCAACGCCGGCGACGGGACGCACGAGCATCCCACTCAGGCGCTGCTGGATGCCTACACGATCAGCCGGCGCATCGGCGACCTGGCCGGAAAGCACATCGTCATCGCGGGCGACCTGACCCACTCCCGGGTCGTGCGCAGCAATCTGCTGCTGTTGAAGACACTCGGTGCGCAGGTCACCCTCGTGGCGCCGCCGACACTGATGCCCAGCGGTATCGCCGCGTGGAGTGCGGCGGCCGGATTCGCCACGTCCTACGACCTGGATGCTGTCCTGCCCGATGCGCATGCCGTGATGATGCTGCGCGTGCAGAAGGAACGGATGAACGGCGGGTACTTCCCGACGCCACGCGAGTACACCGTCGGGTACGGCCTCACCCGTGCACGGCTGGCGCTGTTGCGCCCCGACGCGGTCATCGCCCACCCCGGTCCGATGAATCGCGGCCTGGAAATCACCGCAGACGCGGCCGACGAAGCGCGCTCGGCGATCCTGGACCAGGTCTCGGCCGGCGTCGCGATCCGCATGAGTGTGCTCTACCACCTGCTGGGAGGCGCCGGTGAATAA
- a CDS encoding dihydroorotase, which translates to MSDTYLIHGGNIVGEGRADLLLIDGVVRREVAAADIPGHARRIDADGLIVLPGLVDLHTHLREPGREDAETVLTGSAAAAAGGFTAVLAMANTDPVTDTAEAAERILDLGRRAGLVDVQPIGAVTKGLAGEQLAELGLMARSRAGVRVFSDDGRCVHDPRIMRRALEYVKAFGGVVSQHAQDPRLAGPGACAHEGELSGRLGLPGWPAVAEEVIVARDVMLARHTGSRVHIAHVSTPGAVEVIRWAKAAGIDVTAEVTPHHLMLPVEKVSTYDPTFKVNPPLRPIEDILVLREALADGTIDAVATDHAPHARHDKEHAFEEAAFGMLGLEQALQVVHTVMVRDGAMSWAQVAAAMSTTPARIAGLAGHGRGLRDGAPANVVLFDPSCRTIVDRADSRSLSRNNPWHGVALDGAVHSTYLRGRATLLDGEVHP; encoded by the coding sequence ATGAGCGACACGTACCTGATCCATGGCGGCAACATCGTCGGGGAGGGTCGTGCAGACCTGTTGCTGATCGACGGCGTCGTACGCCGGGAAGTGGCTGCTGCCGACATACCGGGCCATGCGCGCCGGATCGACGCCGACGGGCTCATCGTGCTGCCGGGACTGGTGGACCTGCACACCCATCTGCGCGAACCCGGCAGGGAGGACGCCGAGACGGTCCTGACCGGATCGGCTGCCGCTGCGGCCGGCGGATTCACCGCCGTACTGGCAATGGCCAATACCGACCCGGTCACCGACACCGCCGAAGCCGCCGAGCGCATCCTGGATCTGGGTCGCAGGGCAGGCCTCGTCGATGTGCAACCGATCGGTGCGGTGACCAAGGGGCTGGCAGGTGAGCAGCTGGCCGAGTTGGGGCTGATGGCTCGCTCACGCGCCGGTGTCCGGGTCTTCTCTGACGACGGCAGGTGCGTGCATGATCCGCGGATCATGCGGCGGGCCCTGGAATACGTCAAAGCCTTCGGCGGTGTCGTCTCGCAGCATGCGCAGGACCCGCGCCTTGCCGGACCGGGGGCGTGCGCCCATGAAGGGGAACTGTCCGGACGGCTCGGTCTGCCCGGCTGGCCCGCCGTTGCCGAAGAGGTCATCGTCGCTCGCGACGTGATGCTGGCCCGGCACACCGGTAGTCGCGTGCATATCGCGCATGTCTCCACACCTGGTGCCGTCGAGGTCATCCGGTGGGCGAAAGCGGCAGGTATCGATGTGACAGCGGAAGTCACACCGCACCACTTGATGCTGCCGGTGGAAAAGGTCTCGACCTACGACCCGACCTTCAAGGTCAACCCGCCGCTGCGGCCGATCGAGGACATCCTCGTGCTGCGCGAAGCACTCGCGGACGGCACCATCGACGCCGTCGCCACCGACCATGCCCCACATGCGCGCCACGACAAGGAGCACGCCTTCGAGGAGGCCGCATTCGGGATGCTCGGGCTGGAGCAGGCTCTCCAGGTCGTCCATACGGTGATGGTGCGCGACGGTGCGATGAGTTGGGCGCAGGTGGCGGCGGCAATGTCGACGACACCGGCACGGATCGCGGGTCTGGCCGGTCACGGGCGAGGCCTGCGGGACGGTGCGCCCGCGAATGTGGTGCTGTTCGACCCGTCCTGCCGCACGATCGTCGACCGTGCGGACTCCCGCTCGCTGTCCCGCAACAACCCCTGGCACGGCGTCGCGCTGGACGGCGCCGTGCACTCCACCTACCTACGAGGTCGGGCCACGTTGCTCGACGGTGAGGTGCACCCGTGA
- the mihF gene encoding integration host factor, actinobacterial type, producing the protein MALPQLTPEQRAQALEKAADARRERAQIKNRLKNAQGSLRDVVEAGKTSEVIGKMRVSALLESMPGVGRIKAAQIMLDIGISSGRRVRGLGVHQAAALLERFEA; encoded by the coding sequence GTGGCCCTTCCCCAACTGACGCCCGAGCAACGAGCCCAGGCGCTGGAGAAGGCGGCAGACGCTCGCCGCGAACGTGCCCAGATCAAGAACCGCCTGAAGAATGCGCAGGGATCGCTGCGCGACGTCGTCGAGGCGGGAAAGACCTCCGAGGTCATCGGCAAGATGAGGGTGTCGGCGTTGCTGGAGTCGATGCCCGGAGTGGGTCGTATCAAAGCAGCTCAGATAATGCTCGATATCGGCATCTCGAGCGGCCGACGGGTGCGTGGGCTCGGGGTCCACCAGGCCGCCGCCCTGCTGGAGCGGTTCGAGGCCTGA
- the carA gene encoding glutamine-hydrolyzing carbamoyl-phosphate synthase small subunit, whose translation MNSPDNSSATIDVLDRGPATLVLEDGTTFAGEQYGATGVTFGEAVFSTGMTGYQETLTDPSYHRQVVVMTAPHIGNTGVNDEDGESARIWVAGYVVRDPALRPSNWRSVRSLEQDLRDQHIVGICGIDTRALTRHLRERGAMRVGIFSGDELRGDLVARVGEAPAMVGAELASEVSTAQPYVVPAVGEKRFTVAALDLGIKAATPLHLAARGVEVHVLPADTTFEQIAELAPDGVFFSNGPGDPATAPQVHLLQQVLQARIPFFGICFGNQLLGRALGYGTYKLKYGHRGINQPVLDRRTRKVEITSHNHGFAVDAPLEGESQAPAGAQFGRVRVSHICLNDDVVEGLECLDLPAFSVQYHPESAAGPHDAAYLFDRFIDLMTTSKES comes from the coding sequence GTGAATTCACCCGACAATTCCTCAGCCACCATCGATGTGCTCGACCGTGGCCCGGCAACGCTCGTCCTGGAGGACGGAACCACCTTCGCCGGTGAGCAGTACGGCGCCACCGGAGTCACCTTCGGCGAGGCGGTCTTCTCCACCGGCATGACCGGTTACCAGGAGACGCTCACCGACCCGAGCTATCACCGCCAGGTGGTCGTGATGACGGCGCCGCATATCGGCAATACCGGCGTCAACGACGAGGACGGGGAATCGGCGCGGATCTGGGTCGCGGGTTATGTGGTGCGCGATCCCGCGCTGCGACCCTCCAACTGGCGCTCGGTGCGCAGCCTGGAGCAGGACCTGCGCGATCAGCACATCGTCGGCATCTGCGGGATTGACACCCGGGCGTTGACCCGGCACCTTCGCGAACGCGGGGCGATGCGGGTGGGTATCTTCTCCGGCGACGAGCTGCGTGGCGACCTCGTGGCACGAGTGGGCGAGGCGCCTGCGATGGTCGGAGCCGAACTCGCCTCGGAGGTGTCGACCGCACAGCCGTACGTGGTGCCCGCAGTCGGTGAGAAGCGGTTCACCGTCGCTGCTCTCGACCTGGGGATCAAGGCTGCGACACCGCTGCACCTCGCGGCCCGCGGGGTCGAGGTGCACGTGCTTCCGGCGGACACAACGTTCGAGCAGATCGCCGAGCTGGCGCCGGACGGGGTGTTCTTCTCCAACGGTCCCGGTGACCCCGCGACCGCTCCGCAGGTACACCTGCTGCAGCAGGTGTTGCAGGCGCGCATCCCGTTCTTCGGCATCTGCTTCGGTAACCAGCTCCTGGGTCGGGCGCTCGGCTACGGCACCTACAAACTGAAGTACGGGCACCGGGGAATCAACCAACCGGTGCTGGATCGCCGTACCCGCAAGGTCGAGATCACCTCGCACAACCACGGTTTTGCCGTGGATGCGCCGCTGGAGGGTGAGTCGCAGGCTCCCGCCGGTGCGCAGTTCGGCCGGGTCAGGGTCTCGCACATCTGCCTCAACGACGACGTCGTCGAAGGTCTGGAATGCCTGGACCTGCCGGCGTTCTCGGTGCAGTACCACCCGGAGTCCGCGGCCGGTCCGCACGACGCCGCCTACCTCTTCGACCGCTTCATCGACCTGATGACCACCAGCAAGGAGTCCTGA
- the pyrR gene encoding bifunctional pyr operon transcriptional regulator/uracil phosphoribosyltransferase PyrR, protein MTRADPATSADPAFSLGRVVLSDREISRALRRIAHELLERNKGAEDLVLLGIPRRGATLAARLADAIADVEGVVVPTGTLDVTLYRDDLRTQPIRAAAATQIPSVGVDDAVVVLVDDVLFHGRTVRAALDAIGDLGRPRAVRLAVLIDRGHRELPIRADHVGKNLPTALSERVHVSLVEDDGVDEVRMIAPPGVADPVRSGDQVTQ, encoded by the coding sequence GTGACGCGTGCAGACCCCGCCACATCCGCTGATCCGGCTTTTTCCCTCGGCCGGGTGGTCCTGTCCGACCGGGAGATATCCCGAGCTCTACGCCGCATCGCGCACGAGTTGCTCGAACGCAACAAAGGTGCCGAAGATCTCGTGCTTCTCGGTATCCCCAGGCGCGGTGCCACGCTTGCCGCCCGCCTCGCCGATGCCATCGCCGATGTCGAGGGCGTCGTGGTCCCGACCGGCACGCTGGACGTCACCTTGTACCGCGACGACCTCCGCACTCAGCCGATCCGCGCCGCAGCCGCGACCCAGATCCCCTCGGTCGGTGTCGACGACGCCGTCGTTGTCCTGGTCGACGATGTGCTCTTCCACGGACGCACCGTGCGAGCCGCCCTGGACGCGATCGGCGATCTGGGTCGTCCCCGGGCGGTGCGCCTCGCGGTCCTGATCGACCGGGGTCATCGCGAGCTGCCGATCCGGGCCGACCACGTGGGCAAGAACCTGCCCACGGCTCTCAGTGAACGGGTCCACGTGTCGTTGGTCGAAGACGACGGGGTGGACGAGGTACGGATGATCGCCCCGCCCGGCGTCGCGGATCCGGTTCGCAGCGGCGACCAGGTGACGCAGTGA